One genomic window of Methanosalsum zhilinae DSM 4017 includes the following:
- a CDS encoding PocR ligand-binding domain-containing protein → MITAFRIDRDSFAIVLQDITKFKFSEEQTSIQNMIKEGVSHYTVSSEDDSTITKLKGKLEELNFSSLEAEGQKIVDISQQKDDSCILNLSEIIDISAFQTMMEDFNRITGIASAIVDINGNVLVSVGWQDICTRFHRRHPDTLKNCIQSDTILTRNIAPGTFKKYRCKNNLWDMATPIVVCGHHLGNFFIGQYLYADEKLDLEQFRMHARKYGFDEDEYFAALDKVPRFTREKADEIMSFYLKITRMILSLSYSTVQLTRTLDEHRKAEEALRESRDLLDSIERLVKVGGWEWDAVKETMTWTDETYRIHGMMPGEFAAGSPEHIQRSLACYDPEDRPVIEAAFRRCVEEAQPYNLEFPLTTTDGYRIWIQTMAKPVLENGRVVKVVGHIADITERKLAEEQIRLQSAITENISDSIIATDANFEITYANRKTEEMFGYSLEELRGKTPHIFNVEPMANEIQNEIYETVASGQIYSGESLNRRKDGSTFICEYKVMPLESEDGVAYAYVGIQRDITQLRHAQEKLIQAKEGAELASKTKSEFLANMSHELKTPLTAIIGFSELLNTRMFGELNEKQLGFVEYIIKNGNHLLELINNILDLSKIEAGRMYLDREIFCLSYLIEEVLATMYPLAAKKKIDIETVDEVKNDRVFADRTKLKQIMFNLLSNAIKFTPEAGKVSVIIKQDDGGIVISVSDTGIGIPLNMQENIFDLFTQVDGSIKRKYDGTGLGLAIVKQYVEMHNGKVWVESEEDKGSTFTFTIDTKRNQEK, encoded by the coding sequence ATGATCACTGCATTCAGGATTGATAGGGATAGTTTTGCCATAGTACTTCAGGACATCACCAAGTTCAAATTCTCTGAGGAGCAGACCAGTATTCAGAATATGATAAAAGAGGGTGTATCACATTATACCGTATCTTCAGAAGATGATTCTACAATCACAAAGCTGAAGGGGAAGTTAGAAGAACTGAATTTCTCCAGCTTAGAGGCAGAAGGGCAGAAAATTGTGGATATATCCCAGCAGAAAGATGATTCCTGTATACTGAATCTTTCAGAGATCATAGATATTTCTGCATTCCAGACCATGATGGAGGATTTTAATCGTATTACCGGCATAGCAAGCGCTATAGTAGATATCAACGGAAATGTGCTGGTGAGTGTCGGATGGCAGGATATCTGTACAAGGTTCCACAGACGTCACCCTGATACACTGAAGAATTGTATTCAGAGCGATACCATCCTTACTCGAAATATAGCTCCAGGCACCTTTAAGAAGTATCGTTGCAAGAACAATCTGTGGGATATGGCCACCCCTATTGTGGTGTGTGGACATCATCTGGGTAATTTTTTCATTGGACAGTATCTGTATGCTGATGAAAAACTGGACCTGGAACAGTTTCGCATGCATGCCAGAAAATATGGGTTTGATGAGGATGAATACTTTGCTGCTCTTGATAAGGTTCCCCGCTTTACCCGTGAAAAGGCAGACGAGATTATGTCTTTCTATTTAAAGATCACCCGGATGATACTGTCGCTCAGTTACAGTACTGTCCAGCTTACCAGAACTCTGGATGAACACAGGAAGGCCGAAGAAGCTCTTCGCGAAAGCCGTGATCTTCTGGACTCCATTGAAAGACTGGTGAAGGTGGGTGGATGGGAATGGGATGCTGTGAAAGAAACCATGACCTGGACTGATGAGACCTATCGAATTCATGGGATGATGCCTGGAGAGTTTGCTGCAGGTTCTCCTGAACATATCCAACGAAGCCTTGCCTGCTATGATCCGGAAGATCGTCCGGTTATTGAGGCGGCATTTCGAAGGTGTGTGGAGGAAGCACAGCCATACAATCTTGAATTTCCTCTTACTACAACTGATGGGTATCGGATCTGGATTCAGACTATGGCCAAACCGGTACTGGAAAACGGTCGTGTGGTCAAGGTCGTTGGACATATTGCAGATATTACCGAACGCAAGCTGGCTGAGGAACAGATCCGGCTTCAGAGTGCTATTACAGAGAATATATCTGATTCGATAATAGCTACCGATGCAAATTTTGAAATCACCTACGCTAACAGAAAGACCGAAGAGATGTTTGGGTACAGTTTAGAGGAGCTCAGAGGCAAGACCCCTCATATATTTAATGTAGAACCTATGGCGAATGAGATCCAAAATGAAATATATGAAACGGTGGCTTCAGGACAGATATATAGTGGTGAGTCCCTTAACCGAAGAAAGGATGGTTCAACATTTATCTGTGAATATAAAGTCATGCCACTGGAATCTGAGGATGGTGTAGCTTATGCCTATGTTGGAATTCAGCGTGATATCACCCAGCTCAGGCATGCTCAGGAAAAACTGATTCAGGCTAAAGAAGGCGCTGAGCTGGCCAGCAAAACCAAGTCTGAATTTCTGGCGAATATGAGTCATGAACTCAAAACTCCTCTTACAGCAATAATCGGCTTTTCAGAATTATTGAATACCAGGATGTTTGGTGAACTGAATGAGAAGCAGCTGGGTTTTGTTGAGTACATCATCAAAAATGGTAATCATCTCCTTGAACTGATAAATAATATCCTTGACCTCTCTAAGATAGAAGCAGGTAGAATGTATCTTGATAGAGAGATATTTTGTCTAAGCTATCTGATTGAAGAGGTTCTGGCAACCATGTACCCTCTTGCTGCCAAAAAGAAGATAGATATTGAAACAGTAGATGAAGTAAAAAATGATAGGGTGTTTGCTGACAGAACAAAGCTGAAGCAGATAATGTTTAACCTTCTCAGTAATGCTATCAAGTTTACTCCAGAAGCCGGTAAGGTATCGGTTATTATAAAGCAGGACGATGGTGGAATTGTGATTTCAGTTTCTGATACAGGTATCGGGATACCTCTGAACATGCAGGAAAATATATTTGATCTGTTTACTCAGGTAGATGGATCAATCAAAAGAAAATATGATGGTACAGGACTTGGCCTGGCCATTGTAAAACAGTATGTTGAAATGCATAATGGAAAGGTCTGGGTCGAGAGTGAGGAAGACAAAGGCAGTACATTTACTTTCACCATTGATACAAAAAGGAATCAAGAGAAATAG
- a CDS encoding type IV pilin, with protein MPAPVIGVILMVAITVILAAVIAAFVFGIGGDIGQAPQASITASAATENTDNGDEKVIKLQHRGGEQIRIDSAITRITVNEEPVDVKLGTDYREFQVGQTLYIWQNKTNGYFIGNSTDLSGESDVDSIDETVNLKLIDIASQQLIFDRDIRF; from the coding sequence TTGCCGGCACCGGTCATCGGCGTCATCCTGATGGTAGCCATCACCGTCATCCTGGCAGCTGTAATTGCAGCATTCGTCTTCGGAATAGGCGGAGATATCGGACAGGCACCACAGGCAAGTATTACGGCGAGTGCAGCGACTGAAAATACTGATAATGGTGATGAAAAAGTTATCAAACTTCAGCACCGTGGTGGAGAGCAGATTAGGATTGACAGTGCTATCACTCGAATCACTGTAAACGAAGAACCTGTAGATGTCAAGCTGGGTACAGATTATAGAGAATTCCAAGTTGGTCAAACACTATATATCTGGCAGAATAAAACTAATGGCTACTTCATCGGAAATTCAACAGATTTAAGTGGGGAATCTGATGTAGATTCAATTGATGAAACTGTCAACCTGAAACTCATCGATATTGCCAGCCAGCAACTGATCTTTGATCGAGATATCAGGTTCTAA
- a CDS encoding PASTA domain-containing protein, which translates to MSDIRELRQNIERLTSSANTVLRRQSYDQILKNIENIESELNTSRKEIEIKNRELEQLKKENMDLKHDYTSISRRVEEITKEKAETEKKLEQLSRTRYELSSSNLVKAFRDSIENMEMSLSTESSKKDYHVSSMNIRLKTNIAVRDEEISFQLPKADDVIPPGNLSEIEFSITSLSKDSVFSDYVDVPDVVGMNLDIAQSKLENAGFAIGEILETESELAQGTVISQIPSGNSVAKPGEPVDLVISKIRMVEVPNVVGMNLKSARRILKEGRLDAGKITEREDSSNTGTVLNQSVSPGEHVDTGSNIDLDVAVSEKKMNGKIIGKDVNDSDVKENIRNSERILSGDHIKNKFHSFKK; encoded by the coding sequence ATGAGTGATATTAGAGAACTCAGGCAGAATATTGAACGTTTGACCAGTTCAGCTAATACTGTATTGAGAAGGCAGAGCTATGATCAGATACTGAAAAACATTGAAAATATAGAGTCTGAACTGAACACATCTAGAAAGGAAATCGAGATTAAGAATCGTGAACTTGAACAGCTCAAAAAGGAAAATATGGACTTAAAGCATGATTATACTTCCATAAGCCGCAGAGTGGAAGAAATAACTAAAGAGAAGGCTGAAACTGAAAAGAAACTGGAACAGCTTTCCCGCACCAGATATGAACTGTCTTCCTCAAATCTTGTAAAGGCATTTCGCGATTCTATTGAAAATATGGAAATGTCTCTTAGTACTGAATCTTCAAAAAAGGACTATCATGTAAGCTCCATGAATATCAGGCTTAAAACGAATATTGCAGTCAGGGACGAAGAAATAAGCTTCCAGCTTCCAAAAGCAGATGATGTGATACCTCCTGGTAATCTGAGTGAGATTGAATTCAGTATCACTTCATTATCAAAAGATTCTGTATTTTCTGATTATGTAGATGTTCCTGATGTGGTTGGAATGAATCTCGACATTGCGCAATCAAAACTGGAGAATGCTGGATTTGCTATAGGTGAAATACTTGAAACTGAAAGTGAACTTGCACAGGGAACAGTGATTTCCCAGATACCTTCCGGCAACTCAGTTGCAAAACCCGGAGAGCCTGTAGATCTGGTTATATCCAAAATCAGGATGGTTGAAGTTCCAAATGTTGTGGGTATGAATCTAAAAAGTGCCAGAAGAATATTGAAAGAGGGCAGGCTTGATGCCGGAAAAATAACTGAAAGAGAGGATTCTTCAAATACCGGAACAGTGCTCAACCAGTCAGTGTCTCCAGGAGAACATGTTGATACCGGTTCTAATATTGATCTGGATGTGGCAGTGTCAGAGAAAAAGATGAATGGAAAGATTATTGGTAAAGATGTTAATGATTCAGATGTCAAGGAAAATATAAGAAACTCAGAGCGAATTCTGTCTGGTGACCATATAAAAAATAAATTCCATTCCTTTAAGAAATAA
- a CDS encoding tyrosine-type recombinase/integrase, translating into MAKPAMKNLSTYVTYEDFLAFEKAAKEFEERAPLKRSRKGNYPLLIRLLFFTGARIAEIVGTPRRILTQCLSPGNNKRKGRCQKWCIERSDRVCIDSNCEHFRIYIQKYHHGIRVKDISFRDRLIAVYGKSVKSDELKARTVIIDQTTLDLIKEHIEKYSLKPDDKILNINENGAKTFLPKIRDKLNLPWVSAHKFRHGHAIYCIQKGMDIRTLQLQLGHEDLATTAIYLQFAVDDRIKVYDKVFNAKPTDAKIQCPGCGFSFKVKKNKEIDFEDRMNGIFKY; encoded by the coding sequence ATGGCTAAACCAGCTATGAAGAATTTGAGTACATATGTAACATATGAAGATTTTTTGGCTTTTGAAAAAGCTGCAAAAGAATTTGAAGAACGTGCACCCTTAAAAAGATCTAGAAAAGGTAATTATCCTCTACTGATTAGGTTATTGTTTTTTACTGGTGCAAGGATTGCAGAGATTGTAGGCACTCCACGTAGGATTCTTACACAGTGCTTATCTCCCGGAAACAATAAAAGAAAAGGCAGGTGCCAGAAATGGTGTATTGAAAGAAGTGATAGGGTATGTATTGATTCTAATTGTGAACATTTCAGGATCTATATCCAAAAATATCATCATGGTATTCGGGTTAAAGATATTTCTTTCCGGGATAGACTCATCGCAGTCTATGGAAAAAGTGTTAAGTCCGATGAACTGAAAGCCAGAACTGTTATCATTGACCAGACTACACTGGACTTAATCAAGGAACATATAGAAAAATATTCTCTGAAACCAGATGATAAGATTCTTAATATCAATGAGAATGGAGCTAAAACATTCCTGCCCAAAATACGAGATAAATTGAACCTTCCTTGGGTTTCAGCCCACAAGTTCAGACACGGTCATGCGATCTATTGCATTCAGAAAGGAATGGATATCCGTACTCTTCAATTGCAATTAGGACACGAGGACCTGGCTACTACTGCAATCTACCTACAATTCGCTGTGGATGATAGGATAAAAGTTTATGATAAGGTGTTCAATGCAAAACCCACAGATGCTAAAATCCAGTGTCCAGGCTGTGGATTTAGTTTTAAGGTAAAGAAGAACAAAGAAATTGATTTTGAGGATAGGATGAATGGGATATTTAAGTATTAG
- a CDS encoding DUF61 family protein: MRWMRVELGKLNRGVVANRKTLSQLLLEERPSSVTKSGDEYLFNEQIIEMLAEKLPGEIHDNLKFPIFFFNTIKVDESCYLNDKYALRALQILGELGESRSLHEGKVWVGKSIAYSIMKKYPSAIQIVVG; the protein is encoded by the coding sequence ATGAGATGGATGAGAGTTGAACTGGGCAAGCTCAACAGAGGAGTAGTAGCAAACCGAAAAACTCTTTCCCAGTTGCTTCTGGAAGAAAGACCGTCCTCTGTAACAAAATCGGGTGATGAGTACCTGTTCAATGAACAAATAATAGAAATGCTGGCTGAAAAGCTGCCGGGAGAGATCCATGATAATCTAAAGTTTCCGATATTTTTCTTCAATACTATTAAGGTGGATGAAAGCTGCTACCTCAATGATAAATACGCCCTGCGAGCACTTCAGATACTGGGGGAGCTGGGAGAAAGTAGGAGTCTGCATGAAGGAAAGGTCTGGGTTGGTAAATCAATAGCATATTCAATTATGAAAAAGTATCCAAGTGCCATACAGATAGTAGTGGGATGA
- a CDS encoding pirin family protein translates to MIHIKRSDERHFSNRGWLKTYWLFSFSDYHDPENIHFGSLRVFNDDLIEAEKGFPEHRHEEMEIVTIVLDGELTHQDNMGNRDVVKSGQVQWMSAGTGVIHSEFNNGDKPVHLYQIWIFPRTKGLQPEYHKKEFSQSDWKNNLLPVASGQDFSGSLPMQADATIFKSHMDTGKQFEYRAGRSRHIFVYLNSGKMMVNGKKIERGDQAQITDEEVLEFRVMKDTEFVMIDVPPYNE, encoded by the coding sequence ATGATACACATAAAAAGATCTGATGAAAGACATTTCTCAAACCGAGGCTGGTTAAAAACATACTGGCTTTTTTCTTTTTCGGATTATCATGACCCTGAGAATATTCACTTTGGAAGTCTTAGGGTATTCAATGATGACCTTATAGAAGCTGAAAAGGGATTTCCTGAGCATCGCCATGAGGAAATGGAAATTGTGACAATAGTCCTGGATGGCGAACTTACTCACCAGGATAATATGGGGAACAGAGATGTGGTCAAATCAGGACAGGTTCAGTGGATGTCAGCAGGAACCGGAGTGATTCATTCTGAGTTCAACAATGGAGATAAGCCTGTACATCTCTACCAGATATGGATATTTCCACGAACTAAAGGCCTGCAGCCTGAATATCATAAAAAAGAATTCTCACAGTCTGACTGGAAAAATAACTTACTTCCGGTGGCTTCTGGCCAGGATTTTTCTGGATCTTTGCCAATGCAGGCAGATGCAACTATCTTCAAATCTCATATGGACACAGGAAAGCAGTTTGAATATAGAGCAGGCAGGAGTCGACACATCTTTGTTTATCTGAACAGCGGAAAGATGATGGTTAATGGCAAAAAGATTGAAAGGGGTGATCAGGCCCAAATTACAGATGAGGAGGTACTTGAATTTAGAGTCATGAAGGATACTGAGTTTGTTATGATTGATGTTCCACCCTACAATGAGTAA
- a CDS encoding GLUG motif-containing protein, with amino-acid sequence MSAVSAAAPHQSDFDSGNGSEDSPYNISNVDQLQNMNKAEYLNNNSVYFQLISDIDASDTINWNNGEGFVPIGVWNNQFTGIFDGNGYEITGLYINKPSTQRVGLFGSTNDAKIKNIGLIDVNITGQSRVGALVGQSNVGTISSSYSTGIVKSQSNVGGLVGINEAGTINDSYSTCDVIGNDFVGGLVGGNYGNSIITNSYTTGNVEGNSGVGGLVGQNSGTITNSYAIGNVEGNDFVGGLVGENQDTISDSYWDIETSGLDVSDGVGSGEDSGIFGNTTENLTYPNAINTFEDWDFTEIWSTHRAINDGYPYLQNLSHTYQIFDDGDGTSENPFQISNINQLQAMDLNLSANYTLINDVNASETKYWNGGDGFEPIGDISSNYFSGNLDGQGYEIAGLYINRTTDDAAGLFGYADSAEFENIGLVDVDITGGHHVGGLIGFSLSQPSSIKYSYVTGNVTGLSSVGGLVGYNLGVTVSNSYATGEVNGTNKVGGLVGDNSETIDNSYSSGTVEGNDYVGGLVGRNIGVTITDSYSTGDVIGNNQVGGLVGYNQDENITDSYSTGDVTGNNKVGGLVGRNIGLTIINSHSTGEVTGNNQVGGLVGENWGTIDNSYSTGEVTGNDQAGGLVGNNHFQKAIEGTITNSHSTGDVTGNDQLGGLVGINTGTINMTFSSGTVEGNNSVGGLVGQEGSDRTIENSYSISDVIGNNSVGGLVGLIQGGKINNSYSIGKVEDKSETGTDFGGLVGNKTGGVIEYSYWNIATSGIGSSDGVGNISNHENVTGKTTPEMKKKSTFEPEWDFTTIWAIDSRINNGYPYLQNLYDHYEIVEPEEAKVTTTSTSRRTSVAPSDNSDNVQSTSSSIRTVIPGKVNYDLSSSDTPVIGISFEALDNEGRVQTRVEVLSHVPENTPEPTGIVNSYMNINVGRTGTISSQNADNIMIHFTATWDWINENNIDPETIRVARYHNNEWQDLPTTQIDDDGEVIYFNAETTGFSLFSIIGDQRIDETSNDVNSEKVGSEEDERADYEQTPGFTALMTLLVVSIVSVAIGRFRKE; translated from the coding sequence GTGTCAGCAGTTTCTGCAGCTGCACCTCATCAAAGTGATTTTGATAGTGGAAATGGAAGTGAAGATAGTCCATATAACATATCTAATGTTGATCAGTTGCAGAATATGAATAAGGCTGAGTATCTGAACAACAATAGTGTTTATTTTCAGTTAATAAGTGACATTGATGCATCTGATACTATAAACTGGAATAATGGTGAAGGATTTGTTCCCATAGGTGTTTGGAACAATCAATTCACAGGTATATTTGATGGTAATGGTTATGAGATAACTGGTCTTTATATTAATAAACCGTCAACACAACGGGTAGGATTGTTTGGATCTACAAATGATGCTAAAATTAAAAATATTGGTTTAATTGATGTGAATATAACAGGACAAAGTAGAGTGGGTGCACTTGTTGGACAGAGCAATGTTGGTACAATAAGTAGTTCATATTCAACAGGAATTGTTAAGAGTCAAAGTAATGTCGGTGGACTGGTGGGTATAAACGAGGCTGGAACTATAAATGATTCATATTCAACCTGTGATGTTATTGGTAATGATTTTGTAGGTGGACTGGTTGGTGGTAATTATGGTAATAGCATTATAACTAATTCATACACAACAGGAAATGTTGAAGGTAATTCGGGGGTGGGTGGACTCGTTGGACAGAATAGTGGCACAATAACTAATTCATATGCAATAGGAAATGTTGAAGGTAATGATTTTGTAGGTGGACTTGTTGGAGAAAATCAGGACACAATAAGTGATTCATATTGGGATATCGAAACATCAGGACTTGATGTATCTGATGGTGTTGGCTCAGGCGAAGATTCTGGAATTTTTGGTAACACCACTGAAAATCTAACATATCCAAACGCAATTAACACTTTTGAAGACTGGGATTTTACAGAAATTTGGTCAACTCACCGTGCTATAAATGATGGATATCCGTATCTTCAGAACCTGTCCCATACATACCAGATATTCGATGATGGTGATGGAACATCTGAAAATCCATTCCAGATATCAAATATAAATCAATTACAAGCAATGGACCTCAACCTCTCAGCAAATTATACTCTGATTAATGATGTTAATGCGTCTGAAACCAAATATTGGAATGGTGGTGATGGCTTTGAACCAATAGGTGATATTTCTTCTAATTATTTCTCAGGCAATTTAGATGGTCAGGGTTATGAAATAGCAGGGTTGTATATTAATAGAACTACTGACGATGCTGCAGGTTTATTTGGATATGCTGATAGTGCAGAGTTTGAAAATATTGGATTGGTTGATGTTGATATAACAGGGGGACACCATGTGGGAGGACTTATTGGTTTTAGTCTTAGTCAGCCGTCAAGTATTAAATATTCATATGTAACTGGAAATGTAACAGGTCTCTCGAGTGTAGGTGGACTTGTTGGATATAATCTAGGTGTTACTGTAAGTAATTCATATGCAACAGGTGAAGTGAACGGAACTAATAAAGTAGGTGGACTGGTTGGAGATAATTCTGAAACCATTGATAATTCATATTCATCAGGAACAGTTGAAGGTAATGATTATGTAGGTGGACTTGTTGGTCGGAACATTGGAGTGACTATCACAGATTCCTATTCCACAGGTGATGTGATCGGTAACAATCAAGTAGGTGGACTTGTTGGTTATAATCAGGACGAGAATATTACAGATTCTTACTCCACGGGTGATGTAACCGGTAACAATAAAGTAGGTGGACTTGTTGGTCGGAACATTGGATTGACTATCATAAACTCACATTCCACAGGTGAAGTGACCGGTAACAATCAAGTAGGTGGACTTGTTGGTGAAAATTGGGGTACTATTGATAATTCATACTCCACAGGTGAAGTGACCGGTAACGATCAAGCAGGTGGACTTGTTGGCAATAATCATTTTCAAAAAGCTATAGAGGGAACCATCACAAACTCACATTCCACAGGTGATGTGACCGGTAACGATCAACTCGGTGGACTTGTTGGAATAAATACGGGTACAATCAACATGACATTTTCATCTGGTACAGTTGAAGGAAATAATTCAGTCGGCGGTCTTGTTGGACAAGAAGGATCTGATAGAACAATTGAAAATTCCTATTCAATCAGTGATGTGATAGGAAACAATTCAGTTGGTGGTCTTGTTGGATTAATACAGGGTGGTAAAATAAATAATTCATATTCTATTGGTAAAGTAGAAGATAAATCCGAAACAGGCACAGATTTTGGGGGATTGGTTGGTAACAAAACTGGAGGAGTTATTGAATATTCATATTGGAATATCGCAACATCGGGTATCGGAAGTTCAGATGGTGTTGGAAATATAAGTAACCATGAAAACGTTACAGGCAAAACCACACCTGAGATGAAAAAGAAATCTACATTCGAACCTGAATGGGATTTCACAACAATTTGGGCAATTGATTCCAGAATAAATAATGGATATCCATATTTACAGAATCTCTACGACCATTATGAAATAGTAGAACCCGAAGAAGCTAAAGTGACAACTACTTCAACTTCAAGACGAACATCCGTTGCACCGAGTGATAATTCTGATAATGTGCAATCTACCTCAAGTTCAATACGAACTGTAATTCCAGGTAAAGTGAACTACGACCTATCCAGTTCTGATACCCCTGTTATCGGAATCAGTTTTGAAGCACTGGATAATGAAGGAAGAGTACAGACTAGAGTTGAAGTATTATCACATGTTCCGGAGAATACTCCTGAGCCAACAGGTATTGTGAATAGCTACATGAATATCAATGTTGGACGTACAGGTACTATTTCAAGCCAGAACGCTGATAACATAATGATACACTTCACCGCAACCTGGGACTGGATAAATGAAAATAATATCGATCCTGAAACAATACGTGTTGCACGTTACCATAATAATGAATGGCAGGATCTACCAACAACTCAGATAGATGATGATGGAGAAGTAATTTATTTTAATGCAGAAACTACCGGGTTTTCACTGTTTAGTATTATTGGTGATCAGCGTATTGATGAAACCAGCAATGACGTAAATAGTGAGAAAGTTGGATCAGAGGAAGATGAAAGAGCGGATTACGAACAGACACCTGGATTCACTGCTCTTATGACATTGTTAGTAGTTTCTATTGTTAGCGTGGCAATTGGTAGGTTCAGGAAAGAATGA
- a CDS encoding PLDc N-terminal domain-containing protein, whose protein sequence is MKKIDPRVLILLAVFAVVIFYLIMMGQFRIINVSIVFLLFLALTVFWLWMLVDCATKETNEGNERLIWIIIIVFTHFIGALLYYFIRRPKRKEKFDY, encoded by the coding sequence ATGAAAAAAATAGATCCCAGAGTACTCATATTGCTGGCTGTATTTGCTGTGGTCATTTTTTATCTGATCATGATGGGACAGTTCCGAATCATAAATGTGAGCATAGTATTTCTTTTATTTCTGGCACTGACAGTGTTCTGGCTGTGGATGCTTGTAGATTGTGCAACAAAGGAGACAAATGAAGGAAATGAAAGGTTGATCTGGATTATCATAATAGTTTTCACTCATTTTATCGGTGCCCTGCTATATTACTTCATTCGAAGACCAAAGCGCAAGGAAAAATTTGACTACTGA
- a CDS encoding nitroreductase family protein, whose product MTDTKECVLNSIKTRRSIREYQDRKISDEIIKEIIDAGIHAPNGLNFQPWFFAVVRNRDILNQISDFSKPLLLQMLEGSTQEQAQKYMNKLKDKNYDIFHNAPVLIIVFGEEKDDMSYYGCSMCALNMMLAAHSMGIGSCWIGGAAPLQQNRELMQKLKVPEGYRVIAPVVFGYPEKIPNFPGRDDPSVVWIN is encoded by the coding sequence ATGACAGACACTAAAGAGTGTGTACTGAACAGTATCAAAACAAGAAGAAGTATCAGAGAATATCAGGACAGGAAAATATCAGATGAGATCATCAAAGAAATAATTGATGCAGGCATTCATGCACCAAATGGACTAAATTTCCAGCCATGGTTCTTTGCAGTTGTCAGGAACCGGGATATACTAAATCAAATATCGGATTTCTCAAAGCCTCTGCTGTTACAGATGCTGGAAGGTAGTACTCAGGAACAGGCCCAGAAGTACATGAACAAATTGAAGGATAAAAATTATGATATTTTCCATAATGCACCGGTGCTCATCATAGTTTTTGGTGAAGAAAAGGATGATATGAGTTATTATGGCTGTTCTATGTGTGCTCTTAACATGATGCTTGCTGCACATTCCATGGGTATTGGAAGTTGCTGGATAGGGGGAGCTGCTCCTCTCCAGCAGAACAGGGAACTGATGCAAAAGCTGAAGGTTCCTGAAGGATACAGGGTGATAGCACCTGTAGTATTTGGTTATCCAGAAAAGATTCCAAACTTTCCCGGCAGAGATGATCCGTCTGTGGTCTGGATAAATTGA
- a CDS encoding nucleoside deaminase, which translates to MDKFMKAAIEEAKKGFLEGGIPIGSILVRNGEIIGRGHNMRIQKNDPLAHAEIICIRNAGRIGTYSDTTLYSTLMPCYLCAGAVVQFGIKKVIVGEAENFKGASEFMKEHGIEVINLNDSECREMMGKFIQKNTDIWYEDIGK; encoded by the coding sequence ATGGATAAATTCATGAAAGCAGCTATTGAAGAGGCAAAAAAAGGATTTTTGGAAGGAGGCATCCCAATAGGATCGATTCTTGTCAGAAATGGTGAGATAATCGGCCGGGGCCATAATATGAGAATTCAGAAAAATGATCCCTTAGCTCATGCAGAGATCATCTGTATCAGGAATGCCGGAAGGATTGGAACGTACAGTGACACAACACTATATTCAACATTGATGCCATGTTATCTATGTGCTGGTGCTGTCGTTCAGTTTGGTATTAAGAAAGTGATTGTTGGAGAAGCAGAGAACTTTAAAGGCGCATCCGAATTCATGAAAGAACATGGTATTGAAGTAATAAACCTAAATGACTCTGAATGTAGAGAAATGATGGGAAAATTCATACAGAAAAACACAGATATCTGGTATGAAGATATTGGTAAATGA
- a CDS encoding PAS domain-containing protein: MRMGEDKYRSIFVNALDGIAIHRIILDEHDRPVDFVFLEANNSFEKLACIKLSEIIGKRATQIFPGIEDTPLIETLGKVVIDGEPVSFENYFIPS, from the coding sequence ATGAGGATGGGTGAAGATAAATATCGTAGCATCTTTGTAAATGCTCTAGATGGCATAGCAATTCACAGAATTATTCTGGATGAACATGATAGACCGGTAGACTTTGTGTTTCTTGAGGCAAATAACTCTTTTGAAAAACTTGCCTGCATCAAGCTTTCTGAGATCATTGGAAAGAGAGCTACACAAATTTTTCCAGGTATTGAAGATACACCTTTGATAGAAACTTTAGGGAAGGTGGTAATCGATGGTGAACCTGTCAGCTTTGAAAATTATTTTATTCCTTCATAG